One segment of Pseudanabaena sp. PCC 6802 DNA contains the following:
- a CDS encoding calcium-binding protein, protein MAYFDLTNSADSTTLTLGQVGLSGAVVYALGDSVRALDGNDTVTGSDADDDINGNKDEDVISGAGGNDFLRGGQGNDLMQGDRNNDEVNGNNGNDTVDGGDGDDTMRGGRDDDSISGGDGADTLYGDLGIDTLTGRDGSDTFVLQANKGTDTITDFRPNEDAFAIVSGEVDVNNLNVLPSGNDTLITDKISGQTIAVIQGVDSKTVESELGISTGSNLPRRLRILAQSSNVAGGNNPTLLPVNPWEKLGGGSGPGWSASGVLDITGSSIVFSSFKPSLIALPELITLTIDPSYPGFGSFGFGSANYGYKLPNFSDLVTDISIPLVPSSNLTATTITFSDDPSALAGLPLLS, encoded by the coding sequence ATGGCTTATTTCGATTTAACTAACAGTGCTGACAGCACTACTTTAACTCTCGGTCAGGTAGGCTTAAGTGGCGCTGTAGTATATGCATTGGGTGATTCCGTTCGCGCCCTTGATGGGAACGATACCGTCACGGGTTCGGATGCTGATGACGACATTAACGGCAACAAAGATGAGGATGTCATTTCCGGTGCTGGTGGCAATGATTTTCTGCGCGGCGGACAAGGTAACGATCTCATGCAGGGCGATCGCAACAATGATGAAGTCAATGGCAACAACGGCAACGACACTGTTGACGGAGGCGATGGCGATGATACCATGCGTGGTGGGAGAGATGATGATTCCATTAGTGGTGGTGATGGCGCTGATACTCTCTACGGCGACCTCGGCATAGATACGCTTACTGGTAGAGATGGGAGCGATACCTTCGTTCTCCAAGCCAATAAGGGAACCGATACAATTACAGATTTTCGTCCGAATGAAGATGCATTTGCGATCGTGAGCGGTGAGGTTGATGTCAATAATCTCAACGTGCTACCCAGTGGAAACGATACGTTGATTACTGACAAAATCTCAGGACAAACGATAGCAGTGATACAGGGTGTTGACAGCAAAACCGTTGAAAGCGAACTTGGCATTAGTACTGGTAGTAATCTCCCGCGCAGATTGAGAATACTAGCTCAATCTAGTAATGTTGCTGGTGGGAATAACCCTACTCTACTACCTGTAAACCCATGGGAAAAGCTAGGTGGTGGTTCTGGGCCTGGGTGGTCCGCGAGTGGCGTGCTTGATATTACTGGCTCTAGCATTGTTTTCAGTTCGTTTAAACCCTCACTCATTGCTCTGCCTGAACTAATAACGCTGACAATCGATCCGTCTTATCCTGGCTTTGGTAGTTTTGGGTTTGGATCTGCAAATTATGGTTACAAGCTTCCTAACTTTTCAGATCTAGTTACAGATATATCAATTCCACTTGTGCCAAGTAGTAATTTAACTGCTACCACCATTACTTTCTCAGACGATCCATCTGCACTTGCAGGGCTGCCACTGTTAAGTTAG
- a CDS encoding DUF3120 domain-containing protein has product MFSYIVTLQNRNPLALLRTTNITVWLVAVFLVSVPVFFEAPLVRFAPWLSLIITVGWLSLSRHLIETDRSPWGSLLWGFSLTWLCGSLYWGWLRWEPLWHLPVEAIALPWAIWALQPSQRKLYDIGACFYLGSLLGTVVTDLYFAIAGLMPHWRSLMLVENDLSAIRPILQSAVAQVQSGWGIAWAVALGSLLVMLGVRSLRYTELRYWAFSGAILSTILVDSIFGMVAALN; this is encoded by the coding sequence TTGTTTTCCTATATCGTTACCCTTCAAAACCGAAACCCCTTAGCACTTCTGCGCACAACCAACATTACCGTATGGCTAGTCGCTGTTTTTTTAGTATCGGTACCTGTTTTCTTTGAAGCCCCTTTAGTCAGGTTTGCGCCCTGGCTTAGTCTGATAATTACAGTCGGCTGGCTATCGCTTAGCAGGCATCTGATCGAGACCGATCGCTCCCCATGGGGCAGCTTGCTTTGGGGATTTAGTCTCACCTGGTTGTGCGGCTCGCTCTATTGGGGATGGTTGCGTTGGGAGCCACTCTGGCACTTGCCCGTCGAAGCGATCGCTTTACCCTGGGCAATTTGGGCATTGCAACCGTCGCAGCGCAAGCTATACGATATTGGAGCCTGCTTTTATCTAGGTTCCCTATTAGGTACCGTTGTAACGGATCTTTACTTTGCGATCGCCGGACTTATGCCGCATTGGCGATCGCTGATGCTGGTAGAAAACGATCTCAGTGCCATTCGACCGATTCTGCAAAGCGCGGTAGCCCAGGTGCAGTCTGGGTGGGGAATTGCTTGGGCAGTAGCTTTGGGTTCCTTACTGGTGATGCTAGGGGTGCGATCGCTGCGATATACTGAGTTACGATACTGGGCATTTAGCGGAGCCATACTCAGTACGATTTTAGTAGATAGTATTTTTGGTATGGTGGCAGCTTTGAACTAG
- a CDS encoding type II toxin-antitoxin system RelE family toxin, translating into MAKLDGLGTVLDFLKGLQPKIAAQIAKKVLSLNIDPLPPDSKELIGYSGYYRVDSGEYRIVYLFKPDDDLVEVLLVGKRNDDEVYKQLKRLLG; encoded by the coding sequence ATGGCAAAGCTAGATGGGCTTGGGACAGTTCTAGATTTCCTCAAGGGATTGCAGCCTAAGATTGCGGCGCAGATTGCCAAGAAAGTATTATCTTTGAACATCGATCCATTACCTCCTGATAGCAAGGAGCTTATTGGTTATTCGGGTTATTATCGGGTGGATAGTGGTGAATATCGGATTGTTTATCTTTTCAAGCCAGACGATGATTTGGTTGAGGTACTCTTGGTTGGCAAGCGCAATGATGATGAAGTTTACAAACAACTGAAGCGACTTTTGGGATAA
- the ftsH gene encoding ATP-dependent zinc metalloprotease FtsH, producing the protein MKSSWKTFLLWSLPLVAIAFFAWQTFLTSPSQSQAVINAANSRMSYGSFLEYLDKHGIRKVDIFDGGRTAIVVAADPQLANREIRARVDLPLYAPELMGKLNEAGVDLAVYPPRNNTAIWGFLSNLIFPIALVAGLFFLFRRSNQMGGPGQAMDFGKSKARFSMDAQTGVKFDDVAGIEEAKEELQEVVTFLKKPERFTAVGAKIPKGVLLVGPPGTGKTLLAKAIAGEAGVPFFSVSGSEFVEMFVGVGASRVRDLFKKAKESAPCIIFIDEIDAVGRQRGAGIGGGNDEREQTLNQILTEMDGFEGNTGIIIIAATNRADVLDAALLRPGRFDRQILVDPPDIKGRLQVLNVHARGKKVSPEVSLEAIARRTPGFTGADLANLLNEAAILTARRRKDAIAMSEIDDAVDRVIAGLEGKALVDSKNKRLIAYHEVGHAIVGTLIKDHDPVQKVTLIPRGQAAGLTWFTPSEEQFLISRSQILARICGALGGRAAEQVVFGNSEITTGAGNDLQQVTRMARQMVTRFGMSDIGPLSLEGQNTEVFLGNNLMSRSEYSEEIAARIDHQVRDIVNQCYQTTLKIIYENRAAIDRIVDILIEKETMDGEEFRQIVAEYTAVPEKERYVPQL; encoded by the coding sequence ATGAAATCTTCTTGGAAAACTTTTTTACTATGGTCTTTGCCACTAGTTGCGATCGCATTTTTTGCGTGGCAAACATTTTTGACCAGTCCATCGCAGTCGCAAGCGGTTATCAATGCTGCCAATTCTCGCATGTCCTATGGCAGCTTTTTAGAATACCTGGACAAACACGGCATTCGTAAAGTTGATATATTTGATGGCGGGCGCACTGCGATCGTCGTCGCCGCAGATCCCCAGCTTGCCAACCGCGAGATTCGCGCCAGGGTAGATTTGCCCCTGTACGCTCCCGAACTCATGGGTAAATTGAATGAGGCAGGGGTGGATTTGGCTGTATATCCACCGCGCAACAATACTGCGATCTGGGGCTTTTTGAGCAATCTCATCTTTCCAATTGCTCTAGTAGCTGGCCTGTTCTTCCTCTTCCGTCGCTCCAATCAAATGGGAGGGCCGGGGCAAGCAATGGACTTTGGCAAGTCAAAAGCGAGATTCTCGATGGATGCTCAAACTGGTGTCAAGTTCGATGATGTTGCTGGAATTGAAGAAGCTAAGGAAGAATTACAGGAAGTCGTCACTTTTCTGAAGAAGCCGGAACGCTTTACAGCAGTTGGCGCTAAGATCCCCAAGGGCGTGTTATTAGTAGGGCCTCCTGGCACTGGGAAGACCTTGCTAGCAAAAGCGATCGCGGGGGAAGCAGGCGTACCTTTCTTCTCCGTTTCTGGCTCTGAATTTGTCGAAATGTTTGTCGGCGTTGGTGCTTCTCGCGTGCGCGATCTGTTCAAAAAAGCGAAGGAAAGCGCTCCTTGCATTATCTTTATCGATGAAATCGATGCGGTCGGTCGCCAGCGGGGTGCCGGTATTGGTGGCGGTAACGACGAACGCGAGCAAACTTTAAACCAGATCCTCACGGAAATGGATGGCTTTGAAGGCAATACAGGTATTATCATTATTGCGGCTACGAACCGAGCTGATGTCTTAGATGCGGCATTGCTACGTCCCGGTCGCTTCGATCGCCAGATTCTCGTCGATCCTCCAGATATCAAAGGTCGCTTGCAAGTTCTTAACGTCCATGCCCGTGGCAAGAAGGTTAGTCCTGAGGTTTCTTTAGAAGCGATCGCCCGTCGAACCCCTGGCTTCACTGGTGCTGACCTAGCTAATCTCCTCAACGAGGCTGCAATTCTCACCGCCCGCCGTCGCAAGGATGCGATCGCCATGTCCGAGATCGATGATGCTGTGGATCGCGTGATAGCTGGTCTAGAAGGTAAAGCCCTGGTCGATAGTAAGAATAAGCGTCTGATTGCTTACCATGAAGTCGGCCATGCGATCGTGGGCACGCTGATTAAAGACCACGATCCCGTGCAAAAAGTTACTCTTATCCCTAGAGGACAGGCAGCCGGGCTCACCTGGTTTACGCCTTCGGAAGAGCAGTTCCTGATCTCGCGATCGCAAATCCTGGCAAGAATTTGCGGTGCTCTGGGCGGAAGGGCTGCGGAGCAAGTAGTGTTTGGCAATTCTGAAATCACGACTGGTGCAGGTAACGACCTCCAACAAGTGACCAGAATGGCTCGTCAGATGGTGACTCGCTTTGGCATGTCAGATATCGGGCCTTTGTCTCTAGAAGGACAAAATACTGAGGTGTTCCTGGGGAATAATTTGATGTCTCGTTCGGAATATTCGGAAGAAATTGCGGCTCGTATCGACCATCAGGTCAGAGATATTGTCAACCAGTGCTATCAAACCACGCTAAAAATAATTTACGAGAATCGCGCTGCGATCGATCGCATTGTTGATATCCTGATCGAAAAAGAAACTATGGATGGTGAAGAGTTTCGCCAAATCGTGGCCGAGTACACCGCCGTACCTGAAAAAGAGCGCTACGTTCCCCAGTTATAG
- a CDS encoding tetratricopeptide repeat protein: MKNELLSQKIVDFTQKAKALMLNGNYQASINKYKEALDLLGEKAMNSKYAVMLFSGIGEIYFLQKKWEDALEYYGYAVNSDGGLGEPLIHLRLGQLRFELGHIEKAKDELLRAYMGGGDLMFKGEDPKYFQIICEIVCKASST, encoded by the coding sequence ATGAAAAATGAATTACTTTCACAAAAAATTGTTGACTTCACTCAAAAAGCCAAGGCGCTGATGTTAAATGGAAATTATCAAGCCTCTATCAATAAATATAAAGAGGCATTAGATTTATTGGGCGAAAAAGCTATGAATTCAAAATATGCTGTCATGCTTTTTTCAGGAATTGGTGAGATATATTTCTTACAAAAGAAATGGGAAGATGCACTGGAATATTATGGTTATGCAGTCAATAGCGACGGTGGACTAGGCGAACCCTTGATTCATCTTCGATTAGGTCAGTTACGTTTTGAATTAGGGCATATAGAAAAAGCCAAAGATGAACTGTTGAGAGCCTACATGGGGGGAGGTGACCTGATGTTTAAAGGTGAAGACCCAAAGTATTTTCAAATTATTTGTGAAATCGTCTGTAAGGCAAGTTCGACCTAA
- a CDS encoding type II toxin-antitoxin system Phd/YefM family antitoxin, with amino-acid sequence MQSFTLIDIRDRSDEVFNQAAAAPVLLTQESQPTYVLLSIYDYRQLIERLDSLEDRALGKLAELSRNQSQMVGTETFTTELTRLAALDNRNL; translated from the coding sequence ATGCAGAGCTTTACACTTATCGACATCCGCGATCGCTCGGATGAGGTATTTAATCAAGCGGCTGCCGCCCCTGTTCTGTTAACTCAGGAATCGCAACCTACCTATGTTCTTTTGTCGATTTATGATTATCGTCAATTGATAGAACGTCTAGATAGCCTGGAAGATAGGGCTTTGGGGAAACTAGCCGAACTATCCCGAAATCAATCTCAAATGGTTGGCACTGAAACTTTTACTACCGAGCTAACACGTCTAGCCGCCCTTGATAACCGCAACTTGTAG
- a CDS encoding DUF4157 domain-containing protein, with product METGQYKTINRASTVQKPAASLKSVQTVVPRGSVQLQSMKVSSPKDPAEKEADTTAKKIMRMAIPESSIAYVKTGSDGLFRQVKQEEKDKKVQTKLRSPYISRFADSGIFTQRKPEDIIQRKAEGQPNVASNVAADIQTSMASGSPLPLSVRQFMEPRFQANFSNVKIHTGDKSAKLNRQLNAQAFTVGNQIFFGKDKFQPEQSEGKELIAHELTHTIQQGAAIQRSEDVAIAQQSPTQVQRLGLSDALNYFADKANLIPGFRMFTIVLGVNPINMSSVDRSAANILRAIVEFIPGGGFITQALDNHGVFEKVGNWVEQQIQTLGLVGSVIKQAIAKFLDSLSWSDILDLGGVWERAKRIFTEPIDRIINFAKGLITGILKFVKDAILKPLAALAQGTRGYDLLKAILGEDPITGEPVPRNADTLIGGFMKLIGQEEVWENIKKGNAIARAWAWFQGALEGLMGFVRTVPRKIVDTITSLTIQDIVTVAGAFTKIVSAFVNIATDFISWGIKQVISLLEILFSVVAPGVMPYIKKAQAAFTTIIKNPIGFVGNLVRAGKLGFQKFADNILEHLKAALIKWITGPLGEAGVYIPQAFSLIEIVKLVLSVLGLTWQNIRSKLVKIIPEPVLVGLEKTAGILVTLVKDGPAAAWEQIKSELTDLKDQLIAQVTQMITTEVVKAAVVKLVSMLNPAGAVIQAIIATYNTITFFIEKINQIAAVVASFIDSIAAIAAGQIDNAAKKVEMTMANTLTVLIAFLAKFAGLGNIPNKVVGIIKKIRAPIDKGLDKIVGWLGNMLKKLKGAIVQAGLPEDPQERLKLGMEKAISAVNLLPGNAIGKALIAPVLVPIKIRYGFQHLESELREGNWWLKGQINPSITIKTSKKAGSTDSITLKPGAWIKSKFVDGMWVAQISSISEKNVTIWYNDERKGREIIEREDFIKRFKAGDISEYDYDKTNREKYLGSNVSRDVLLAQYKAEGTHYQKVGGDERVQYPKAKGARWYSVSECDASHEPTDAVTYWNRTGYKHGALSSQVRAWMTNPKNYVFEPASSNRSRGSRRGETYRPPAKA from the coding sequence GTGGAAACAGGTCAGTATAAAACCATAAATCGTGCTTCTACCGTGCAAAAGCCAGCCGCTTCTCTCAAAAGCGTGCAAACTGTCGTGCCAAGAGGCTCGGTGCAGCTACAGTCCATGAAGGTTTCCTCTCCTAAAGATCCAGCGGAAAAAGAAGCCGATACTACCGCTAAGAAAATTATGCGGATGGCAATACCAGAGAGTTCGATCGCCTACGTCAAAACTGGCAGTGACGGTCTCTTCCGGCAGGTGAAACAGGAGGAGAAAGACAAGAAAGTACAGACTAAACTGCGATCGCCATACATCAGTCGTTTTGCCGACTCGGGAATCTTCACCCAAAGGAAGCCCGAAGATATAATTCAGCGCAAAGCAGAAGGCCAGCCCAACGTTGCCTCTAATGTGGCAGCCGACATTCAAACTAGTATGGCTTCCGGTTCGCCGTTGCCCCTCAGCGTGCGTCAGTTTATGGAACCGCGTTTCCAAGCCAACTTCAGTAATGTCAAGATTCATACTGGCGATAAGTCTGCGAAATTAAATCGACAATTAAACGCCCAGGCGTTCACAGTCGGCAATCAAATTTTCTTTGGCAAGGATAAGTTCCAGCCAGAACAATCAGAAGGGAAGGAACTGATTGCTCACGAATTGACCCACACGATCCAGCAGGGTGCCGCCATCCAGCGGAGCGAAGATGTGGCGATCGCGCAACAATCGCCAACTCAGGTGCAACGCTTGGGACTCAGCGATGCGCTCAACTACTTTGCCGATAAAGCTAACCTGATTCCTGGGTTCCGAATGTTCACCATTGTGTTGGGCGTGAATCCAATTAATATGAGTTCTGTAGATCGGAGCGCGGCAAATATTCTGAGGGCGATCGTAGAATTTATTCCTGGCGGCGGCTTCATCACCCAGGCATTAGATAACCACGGAGTCTTTGAAAAGGTTGGCAACTGGGTCGAACAGCAAATTCAAACCCTCGGGCTAGTTGGCAGTGTCATCAAACAAGCGATCGCGAAGTTCCTCGACTCCCTCAGTTGGAGCGATATTCTTGACCTTGGCGGAGTTTGGGAGCGAGCCAAGCGCATCTTTACCGAGCCAATCGATCGCATTATCAATTTTGCTAAAGGACTGATAACCGGAATCCTCAAGTTTGTCAAAGATGCGATCTTGAAACCACTCGCAGCTCTAGCACAGGGTACGCGGGGCTACGACTTGCTCAAAGCCATCCTCGGTGAAGATCCGATTACGGGCGAACCCGTACCGCGCAACGCCGACACCCTGATCGGTGGATTTATGAAGTTGATCGGACAAGAGGAAGTCTGGGAAAACATCAAAAAGGGAAATGCGATCGCTCGCGCTTGGGCTTGGTTCCAGGGTGCACTTGAAGGCTTAATGGGCTTCGTTCGCACTGTTCCGCGCAAGATCGTTGACACCATTACCTCTCTGACAATTCAAGATATCGTGACTGTGGCTGGGGCTTTCACCAAAATAGTCAGTGCGTTTGTGAATATCGCCACGGATTTCATCAGTTGGGGCATCAAACAAGTTATTAGCCTGTTGGAAATCCTGTTCTCTGTCGTAGCGCCGGGAGTCATGCCCTACATCAAGAAAGCCCAAGCAGCTTTCACGACGATTATCAAAAATCCCATTGGATTTGTGGGCAATTTAGTCAGAGCGGGAAAACTAGGTTTCCAGAAATTCGCCGACAATATTCTCGAACATCTGAAGGCTGCCTTAATCAAGTGGATTACAGGGCCGTTGGGCGAGGCTGGAGTTTATATTCCCCAAGCATTTAGTTTGATCGAAATCGTCAAACTGGTGCTGTCAGTGTTGGGACTAACCTGGCAAAATATTCGCAGCAAATTGGTGAAAATAATCCCCGAACCAGTATTGGTTGGTCTTGAAAAAACTGCTGGCATCTTAGTAACGCTGGTGAAAGATGGTCCTGCCGCAGCCTGGGAGCAAATCAAATCTGAGTTGACCGATCTCAAAGATCAACTGATTGCCCAGGTTACTCAAATGATTACGACTGAGGTTGTGAAGGCGGCAGTGGTGAAATTGGTGAGCATGCTCAATCCAGCAGGTGCAGTTATCCAGGCAATTATTGCTACTTACAATACCATCACCTTCTTCATCGAAAAAATCAACCAGATCGCCGCTGTCGTTGCATCCTTTATTGATTCCATTGCTGCTATTGCCGCAGGTCAAATAGACAACGCCGCCAAGAAAGTAGAAATGACAATGGCAAATACCCTCACAGTATTGATAGCCTTTTTAGCTAAGTTCGCAGGCTTGGGCAATATCCCCAATAAAGTAGTCGGCATCATCAAGAAAATCCGAGCACCAATTGATAAGGGATTGGATAAAATTGTGGGCTGGCTGGGCAATATGTTGAAGAAGTTGAAAGGTGCTATTGTTCAAGCAGGTTTGCCTGAAGATCCACAGGAACGGCTTAAATTGGGGATGGAAAAAGCCATCAGTGCTGTTAATCTTCTACCAGGAAACGCGATTGGTAAAGCCTTAATAGCTCCTGTTTTAGTACCAATAAAAATTCGTTACGGATTTCAACACCTAGAGTCTGAATTACGGGAAGGAAATTGGTGGTTAAAAGGGCAGATAAACCCCTCTATCACTATCAAGACTAGTAAAAAAGCGGGTTCTACTGATTCAATCACTCTAAAACCAGGAGCGTGGATTAAATCAAAATTTGTGGATGGAATGTGGGTTGCTCAAATTTCCTCTATTTCTGAAAAGAATGTCACGATTTGGTACAACGACGAAAGAAAAGGAAGAGAAATAATTGAACGTGAAGACTTTATTAAACGATTCAAAGCAGGAGATATATCTGAATATGACTATGATAAAACCAATCGGGAAAAATATCTTGGATCTAATGTTTCCAGAGATGTATTGTTAGCACAATATAAAGCTGAAGGGACACATTATCAAAAAGTTGGTGGTGACGAGCGCGTACAATATCCAAAAGCTAAAGGTGCCCGATGGTATTCCGTATCGGAATGCGACGCAAGCCATGAACCAACTGATGCTGTAACTTACTGGAATAGGACTGGTTACAAGCATGGGGCACTATCTTCACAAGTTAGAGCCTGGATGACAAATCCCAAAAACTATGTTTTTGAACCTGCTAGTTCAAATCGTTCCAGAGGCTCCCGACGTGGAGAGACATATCGACCTCCAGCTAAAGCTTAA
- a CDS encoding lipid-A-disaccharide synthase-related protein: MSNGHGEDLNACEILKQFKSRYPSAEISAMPMVGEGNAYRNLGIPIIAPTRHLPSGGFVYMDRAKLFADVQAGLPSLVGQQLQAIRAYSRNCDLIFATGDVVVLLAAGITGRPYASFLVSSSAYYEGKLTLPLLAKLLLRSPRCRQIFTRDRFTAELMQTKGFSTTVFAGYPIMDVLAPTGKDLDLAPNSPTIALLPGSRLPEASHNLAILLDLAIEIQREFTAVPVQFRAAVVPKMMEIGVNGKTPLEEVATQQGWHCWSNGKLYHDRSNIAIICYCDAFADILQRCDLAIGMAGTAIEQAVGLGKPVIQIPGGGPQFTYRFAEAQMRLLGKSVKTVGKQTANPQTLIEAARLTQQTLADKAYLEECQQNGIERVGKPGGSAQIADRLAALLWGNTLLRQ, translated from the coding sequence TTGAGCAACGGGCATGGGGAGGATTTAAATGCCTGTGAAATTCTAAAACAATTCAAAAGTCGCTACCCCAGCGCGGAAATCTCAGCCATGCCAATGGTCGGGGAGGGGAATGCGTATCGCAATCTAGGCATACCGATTATTGCGCCCACGAGGCATTTGCCCTCCGGTGGATTCGTTTATATGGATCGAGCCAAATTATTCGCAGACGTGCAGGCGGGGTTGCCGAGCTTAGTTGGGCAGCAATTGCAAGCCATTAGAGCCTACAGCCGTAACTGCGATCTAATCTTTGCCACTGGCGATGTTGTGGTTTTACTGGCAGCAGGCATAACTGGTCGTCCCTATGCTTCCTTCTTAGTCTCATCATCTGCCTACTACGAAGGGAAATTAACATTACCTTTGCTAGCGAAGCTGTTATTGCGATCGCCTCGTTGCCGACAGATATTTACCCGCGATCGCTTCACCGCCGAACTAATGCAAACCAAAGGTTTCAGCACAACCGTATTTGCAGGCTACCCAATTATGGATGTGCTAGCACCTACTGGCAAAGATCTGGATTTAGCTCCCAACAGCCCCACGATCGCTCTTTTACCTGGTAGCCGCCTACCTGAAGCCAGCCACAATTTAGCGATTCTGCTCGATCTGGCGATCGAAATCCAGCGCGAATTCACGGCGGTTCCAGTCCAGTTTCGAGCCGCAGTGGTACCAAAGATGATGGAAATAGGGGTGAATGGCAAGACACCCCTGGAGGAAGTTGCAACCCAGCAAGGATGGCATTGCTGGAGCAATGGCAAACTTTATCACGATCGCAGCAATATCGCCATTATTTGTTACTGCGACGCTTTCGCCGATATTCTGCAACGGTGCGATCTGGCAATAGGCATGGCAGGTACGGCGATCGAGCAAGCCGTAGGTTTGGGCAAGCCTGTCATTCAAATTCCTGGCGGCGGGCCGCAGTTTACCTATCGTTTTGCCGAAGCCCAAATGCGCTTGCTGGGTAAGTCAGTCAAGACAGTTGGCAAGCAGACTGCGAACCCGCAAACCTTAATAGAAGCAGCGAGATTGACACAACAAACTCTAGCGGACAAAGCCTACCTAGAAGAATGCCAGCAAAACGGCATAGAAAGAGTGGGTAAACCAGGCGGCTCTGCCCAAATTGCCGATCGCCTGGCTGCATTACTTTGGGGTAACACGCTTTTGCGGCAATAA